One window of the Triticum dicoccoides isolate Atlit2015 ecotype Zavitan chromosome 3B, WEW_v2.0, whole genome shotgun sequence genome contains the following:
- the LOC119277872 gene encoding beta-glucosidase 4-like — MGSTAGEVTRADFPEGFVFGVATSAYQIEGARNEGGKGDSIWDVFTDNKERVLDGSSGEVAVDHYHRYKEDIELMAKLGFGAYRFSISWSRIFPDGLGTEINEQGVAFYNNLIDFMIEKGIQPYATLYHWDLPHNLQKTMGGWLSDKIVEYFALYAEACFANFGDRVKHWITINEPIQTCINAYGVGIFAPGLCKGVAAEPFLAGHHQILAHAAAVDVYRRKFKAKQGGQVGFVIDCEWAEPKSDKMEDQAAAARRIDFQLGWFLDPIYFGDYPESMRQRVGEYLPKFSEKDRELMRNKIDFIGLNHYTSRIIGNQPNPQPQEIHFYQVQQIERTDKWSSGEAIGERAASEWLLIVPWGIRKTINYIVKKYENPIIYVTENGMDDEDDPSAPVDQFLNDTKRVNFFKGYVGAVAQAIKDGADVRGYFAWSFLDNFEWAMGFTKRFGIVYVDYKNGLTRHPKASAMWFSRFLNGETADSKPDTN, encoded by the exons ATTGAGGGGGCAAGAAATGAAGGTGGCAAAGGCGATAGCATATGGGATGTATTTACAGATAACAAAG AACGTGTCCTAGACGGATCCTCTGGAGAAGTTGCAGTTGATCATTACCATCGATACAAG GAAGACATTGAGCTCATGGCCAAGTTGGGTTTTGGTGCTTATAGATTTTCCATATCTTGGTCACGGATATTTCCTG ATGGCTTAGGGACAGAAATCAATGAGCAAGGAGTTGCTTTCTATAACAACCTTATAGATTTCATGATTGAGAAAG GTATTCAGCCTTATGCAACTCTGTATCACTGGGATCTTCCGCATAATCTTCAGAAGACTATGGGGGGTTGGCTTTCTGACAAGATTGT AGAGTACTTCGCATTATATGCAGAAGCTTGCTTTGCAAATTTTGGAGATAGAGTTAAGCATTGGATAACAATCAATGAACCTATTCAAACATGCATTAATGCTTATGGGGTTGGAATATTTGCTCCTGGATTATGTAAAGGTGTAGCTGCTGAACCTTTCTTGGCTGGCCATCACCAGATCTTAGCTCATGCTGCTGCTGTTGATGTCTACAGAAGAAAATTCAAG GCTAAACAAGGTGGTCAAGTAGGATTTGTTATTGATTGTGAATGGGCGGAGCCAAAGTCGGACAAAATGGAAGACCAGGCTGCTGCAGCACGGCGCATTGACTTTCAACTTGGATG GTTCCTGGACCCAATATACTTTGGTGATTACCCAGAAAGCATGCGCCAGAGAGTGGGCGAATATCTTCCAAAATTCTCTGAGAAAGACCGTGAATTGATGAGGAACAAAATTGATTTTATTGGATTAAATCACTATACATCAAGAATCATTGGCAATCAGCCGAACCCACAACCACAAGAGATCCATTTTTATCAGGTTCAACAAATAGAGAGAACAG ACAAATGGAGTAGCGGTGAAGCAATTGGTGAAAGA GCTGCGTCTGAGTGGCTTTTAATAGTTCCCTGGGGTATTCGGAAAACAATCAATTATATAGTAAAGAAATATGAAAATCCAATAATATATGTAACAGAGAATG GCATGGATGACGAAGACGATCCATCAGCACCAGTTGATCAGTTCTTAAATGACACAAAGAGGGTTAATTTCTTCAAAGGATATGTTGGTGCAGTCGCACAAGCAATAAA GGATGGCGCCGACGTTCGTGGATACTTTGCATGGTCATTCCTGGATAACTTTGAGTGGGCGATGGGATTCACCAAGAGGTTTGGGATTGTCTATGTTGATTACAAGAACGGGCTCACCCGACACCCTAAAGCATCAGCCATGTGGTTCTCACGCTTCTTGAACGGCGAGACCGCTGACAGCAAACCTGACACAAACTAA